One segment of Brassica napus cultivar Da-Ae chromosome C3, Da-Ae, whole genome shotgun sequence DNA contains the following:
- the LOC106385890 gene encoding glutathione S-transferase F4-like produces the protein MSYTNSVSMDDSNMVFNLMPNADFGYKVHGDPFSTNTRRVLAVLLEKGISYEPITVNLKTGEHKRESYLSLNPFGQVPVFEDGNIKLCESRAITQYIAYVHSSRGTQLLNLQSHKTMGTLTMWMEIEAHQFDPFASVLTWEQVIKPLYGLETDLTVVEENEASLENVLNVYEKRLGESKFLACNTFTLVDLHHLPNIQYLLGTPTKRLFENRPKVRTWVDDITGREAWKLACDHDKSWFGK, from the exons ATGAGCTATACAAATAGTGTCTCGATGGATGACAGTAACATGGTGTTCAACCTGATGCCAAATGCTGATtttg GTTACAAGGTCCATGGCGATCCTTTCTCCACCAACACAAGGCGTGTTCTAGCTGTTCTCCTTGAGAAAGGGATCTCTTACGAGCCCATTACCGTTAATTTGAAAACCGGGGAGCACAAACGGGAATCTTACCTCTCTCTCAAC CCATTTGGTCAAGTCCCAGTGTTTGAAGATGGAAACATTAAGCTATGTG AGTCTCGAGCCATCACACAATACATTGCATATGTGCATAGCTCAAGAGGCACACAGCTTTTGAATTTACAAAGCCACAAGACAATGGGAACACTAACAATGTGGATGGAAATCGAAGCTCACCAGTTCGATCCATTCGCATCTGTACTCACTTGGGAGCAAGTCATTAAACCTCTCTACGGTCTAGAGACTGACCTGACGGTCGTGGAAGAAAATGAAGCTAGTCTAGAGAATGTTCTAAATGTCTATGAAAAACGACTCGGAGAATCTAAATTCTTGGCTTGTAATACCTTTACTTTGGTTGATCTTCACCACTTACCCAATATACAATACCTTTTGGGGACTCCAACGAAAAGATTGTTTGAAAATCGACCTAAAGTACGTACGTGGGTGGATGACATTACTGGCAGAGAGGCTTGGAAGCTGGCTTGTGATCATGACAAGTCGTGGTTTGGTAAGTAA
- the BNAA06G39260D gene encoding uncharacterized protein BNAA06G39260D codes for MGSFLFLLKEKKGVLWRGLKVSAIFGLGFCTHNALTIYPNELSKKSQKALAKAKSFEEEYRAKLAKVKQLRKELDENLQICRDGLANVEQLKREVEKAERPEPVETCCESHEESVWSFI; via the exons ATGGgctcttttctctttctcttaaaG GAGAAGAAGGGAGTACTGTGGAGAGGTTTGAAGGTATCAGCAATCTTTGGTCTTGGATTCTGCACGC ATAATGCTTTGACCATTTATCCAAATGAGTTGAGTAAAAAATCCCAAAAG GCGTTGGCTAAAGCCAAGTCTTTTGAAGAG GAGTATAGGGCTAAGCTGGCTAAGGTGAAACAACTCAGAAAAGAGTTGGACGAGAATCTGCAG ATCTGCAGGGATGGACTGGCAAATGTGGAACAGCTTAAAAGAGAAGTTGAAAAAGCCGAGCGGCCCGAACCTGTGGAAACGTGTTGTGAATCTCATGAAGAATCTGTGTGGAGTTTCATATGA
- the LOC106447044 gene encoding thioredoxin reductase 2-like → MCVGLVSMSQLKTILSRAGALLLGSALSASALNAPSLSSSAAMETHKTKVCIVGSGPAAHTAAIYAARAELKPLLFEGWMANDIAPGGQLTTTTDVENFPGFPEGILGIDIVEKFRKQSERFGTKIFTETVNKVDFSSRPFKLFTDSRTVLADSVIISTGAVAKRLSFAGSGEGAGGFWNRGISACAVCDGAAPIFRNKPLVVIGGGDSAMEEANFLTKYGSKVYIIHRRDTFRASKIMQQRALSNPKIEVIWNSSVVEAYGDEDGKGVLGGLKVKNVVTGVVSDLKVSGLFFAIGHEPATKFLDGQLQLDEDGYVVTKPGTTKTSVVGVFAAGDVQDKKYRQAITAAGTGCMAALDAEHYLQEIGSQEGKSD, encoded by the exons ATGTGTGTTGGTCTCGTCTCTATGAGCCAATTAAAGACTATATTAAGCAGAGCAGGAGCCCTTCTACTCGGATCCGCTCTCTCCGCGTCTGCTCTAAACGCGCCGTCTCTATCCTCCTCAGCCGCCATGGAAACTCACAAAACCAAGGTCTGCATCGTCGGAAGCGGCCCCGCAGCGCACACGGCGGCGATCTACGCGGCCAGGGCGGAGCTCAAGCCTCTCCTCTTCGAAGGATGGATGGCCAACGACATCGCTCCCGGCGGCCAGCTAACCACCACCACCGACGTCGAGAACTTCCCCGGCTTCCCGGAAGGCATCCTCGGCATCGACATCGTCGAGAAGTTCCGGAAGCAGTCGGAGCGATTCGGCACCAAGATCTTCACGGAGACGGTCAACAAGGTCGATTTCTCCTCGAGGCCGTTCAAGCTCTTCACCGACTCGAGGACCGTGCTCGCCGACTCCGTGATCATCTCCACCGGAGCTGTGGCCAAACGGCTGAGCTTCGCTGGATCCGGCGAAGGCGCCGGTGGTTTCTGGAACCGAGGGATCTCGGCTTGCGCTGTGTGCGACGGCGCTGCTCCGATCTTCAGGAACAAGCCTCTGGTGGTCATCGGCGGCGGAGATTCGGCGATGGAGGAGGCGAATTTCTTGACAAAGTATGGATCTAAGGTTTACATTATCCATAGGAGGGATACGTTTAGGGCGTCGAAGATTATGCAGCAGAGGGCGTTGTCGAACCCTAAGATTGAAGTGATTTGGAACTCTTCGGTGGTGGAGGCGTATGGAGATGAGGATGGGAAGGGGGTTCTTGGTGGTTTGAAGGTGAAGAACGTTGTTACTGGTGTTGTGTCGGATTTGAAGGTGTCTGGGTTGTTTTTTGCTATTGGGCATGAGCCGGCGACCAAGTTTTTGGATGGGCAGCTTCAGCTTGATGAAGATGGGTATGTGGTGACCAAGCCTGGTACCACGAAGACGAGCGTGGTTGGTGTTTTCGCTGCTGGAGATGTGCAGGACAAGAAGTATAGGCAGGCTATTACAGCTGCAGGAACTG GGTGCATGGCCGCTTTGGATGCAGAGCATTACTTACAGGAGATTGGATCTCAGGAGGGTAAGAGTGATTAG
- the LOC106447045 gene encoding plant intracellular Ras-group-related LRR protein 5: MDKRLDSMNQVAEVIMRIHRSLPSRPEIDDVEAASSLIQNVEKDDQNRLDAIDRQVKSSEVPRELFDVLREMKRGLVRFQSKEQKREAAKVLDLESAHVLFDELIQRASNCIASPPSSTAKEPAPAPVVSPASLFYSDKAPVKSKEMFTRDDTFVSKVKSSLHSDSFLAPRKPLDSTLEAKKLNGHDGEKMSLIKLATLIEVSAKKGTQELNLQHKLMDSLEWLPDSVGKLLSLVRLDLSENCIMALPETIGGLLSLTMLDLHSNRISQLPESIGDLLNLVNLNLSGNQLTSLPSSFSRLINLEELDLSSNSLSVLPETISSLVSLKKLDVETNNIEEIPHSISGCSSLKELRADYNRLKALPGAVGKIATLEILSVRYNNIRQLPTTMSSMANLKELDVSFNELESVPESLCYATTLVKLNIGNNFANLRSLPGLIGNLEKLEELDMSNNQIRFLPFSFKALSQLRVLHTQQNPLEELPRDVIQKGAQAVVQYMNELVEARNTKSQSTKQKKSWVDSICFLCKSTN, translated from the exons ATGGATAAACGTTTGGATTCGATGAATCAGGTGGCGGAAGTGATCATGAGAATCCACAGATCCTTACCGTCAAGACCAGAGATCGACGACGTCGAAGCCGCGAGTTCTCTGATACAGAACGTCGAGAAGGACGACCAGAACCGCTTGGACGCCATTGATAGACAGGTCAAAAGCTCCGAGGTTCCTCGGGAGCTTTTCGACGTGTTGCGGGAGATGAAGAGAGGTCTCGTTCGTTTCCAGAGCAAAGAACAGAAGAGAGAAGCCGCGAAAGTCCTCGATCTCGAGTCTGCACACGTCTTGTTCGACGAATTGATTCAGAGAGCTTCTAATTGCATTGCTTCCCCGCCTTCCTCCACGGCTAAGGAGCCGGCACCTGCTCCGGTTGTTTCTCCGGCGAGTTTGTTTTATTCCGATAAGGCTCCTGTCAAGTCCAAGGAGATGTTCACGCGCGACGATACGTTTGTTTCCAAGGTTAAGTCTTCGCTCCATAGCGACAGTTTCTTAGCTCCTCGCAAGCCTTTGGATTCAACACTTGAGGCTAAGAAACTCAACG GCCATGATGGGGAGAAGATGAGTCTCATAAAGCTTGCTACTTTGATTGAAGTGTCGGCCAAGAAAGGTACTCAGGAGCTGAATCTGCAGCACAAGCTGATGGATAGTCTCGAATGGCTTCCAGATTCTGTAGGCAAGCTGTTGAGTCTAGTTAGGCTAGATCTGTCTGAGAATTGCATTATGGCACTACCAGAAACCATAGGAGGGCTATTGTCATTGACGATGCTTGATTTGCATTCGAATAGAATCAGTCAGCTCCCTGAATCTATAGGAGATTTGCTAAACTTGGTCAACCTGAATCTTAGTGGAAACCAGTTAACATCTCTTCCATCATCGTTCAGTAGGTTGATCAATCTAGAGGAGCTTGATTTGAGCTCTAACAGCCTCTCTGTTCTCCCTGAAACCATCAGTTCTTTAGTGAGTCTCAAGAAGCTCGATGTTGAAACAAACAATATCGAAGAGATTCCTCATAGTATCTCAGGCTGTTCTTCCTTAAAAGAGCTCCGTGCGGATTACAACCGGCTTAAAGCTCTTCCGGGAGCTGTTGGGAAGATAGCCACTTTAGAGATTCTGTCTGTTCGTTACAATAACATTCGGCAGTTACCTACGACAATGTCCTCCATGGCTAACCTCAAAGAGCTAGACGTGAGTTTCAACGAGCTTGAGTCAGTGCCAGAGAGCTTGTGCTATGCTACAACGCTTGTTAAGCTTAACATTGGGAACAACTTTGCCAACCTGAGATCGCTTCCGGGGCTAATAGGCAACCTTGAGAAGCTGGAAGAGCTTGATATGAGCAATAACCAGATCCGTTTCCTTCCTTTCTCTTTCAAAGCGCTTTCGCAGCTCCGTGTTCTTCACACACAGCAAAATCCACTTGAGGAGCTTCCAAGGGATGTAATCCAAAAGGGCGCTCAG GCTGTGGTTCAATACATGAATGAACTAGTGGAGGCGAGAAACACCAAGTCTCAAAGCACAAAACAGAAGAAGAGCTGGGTCGACAGTATCTGCTTCCTCTGCAAGTCCACCAACTAG